TCATCTAATTCTTTAATTTCTTTATGCCATGATATATGTATATAATCTATATTAGCATTTTTAGCACAAAGTCTATCTTTTAAACTATCGCCTATAAAAATGCTTTTATTATATTTTGCTTCATTTGTGATTAAATTTAACATCATAGGATTAGGTTTAGCCTCTATACCATAGCTAACACCTAATATTTTATCAAAATAAGAAAGAATATTTTGCTTTTTCAATATAGGCACTAAACTTTCTTGTGGAGCATTGGTAGCAATAGCCATGTAACATCCATTTTCTTTACAAAATTCAAGCACATCAAGTACTCCATCAAACAGCACCACGCTTTGATCATAATGTTTGATAAAATACTTCTCATAACCTTCTTTAAAACTAGTATGCGAGAAAGTATCAACTCCATAAAAAATCTTGGCATAATTTTGCCCAGGCGTATTGATAGTGTTTAAAATAAATTCTCTTTTTAAAGGCTCTAAATTTAAATCAGCTCTTATTTCATTTACTGCACATACAATGGCATTAGCACTATCTATTAATGTTCCATCCATATCAAAAATTATATTTATCAATACTCATCCTTATATTTTATTTTGTGTTTTTCTTTTTTATAACTTTGATTGTTTTTTAACTTATATAAAGCATTTGCTTTTGATATTAAATTTTTTTGATCTAATTTATCATCTAAACATTCATTAACAAAAGTTTCTAAAGCTTTAGTATAAGTAGAATCCAAAAAAACAGCCTGAATTTTTTCAAAGATTTTAGCATTTTTTTGCATTCTTTCTTTAAAAAGTATTATATTAAAATCTTCTCTTTTTAAAGCACTAACAGCAGAATTTGTAAATTTTTCTAAAGCTCTTACATATTTTACTCTTAAAGCTTTTTCTTCGTTTTTCATTCTGCTGCACTTGTGTTGATTCTACATTGTAAAGCTTCTTGAACTAGATTTCTAGCTATAGAAGCTTCTGCATCGACAATATGTAAATGTTTATCTGTATGTGGAAAAATAATTTTAGATCCACTTCCACTTGTTTTTAAGACTGTTTGTATAGGTTTGTCTAAATTACTAAGAACTTGATAAAGCATATCTAGTTTTGCTTCGTTATTTATAGTAATAATTGCAACTGAACATTCTTGGATATTAGCAATCTTTAAAGTTTCAACTTGGGCAACATTTGCAAAAAAGACATTTTCATTTCTGCTACGACCTAATTCAACTAAATTTAAATCGCTTTCTAAAACTAAATATGGAATTCCTGTTTTTTTAATTTTTTGAACCACTTCTTGACCTAATCTTGCATAGCCAAAGATAATAAAATGATCTTTCATTTTTTGATCGCATAAATAAAATTTAGCCATATCATCTTGTTCACCTTCTGCTGCATTAGCTATTTTTCTTAGGTTATTTAAAATAAAAGGAGTTGCTACCATAGTTATAATAGAAACTATGATAAAAATTTGAGCTGTTTTTTCATCTAAAAGCGAATTAACTTGCATTAATGAAAATACTGCTAGAGCAAATTCTCCTATCTGAGATATACTAAGAGCAGTTTTTAACGCTACTCTTTTTCTTGTATAAAGGACTAAAAGTCCATAAATAACAATAAATTTAATAAGTAAAACCAAGCTTACAAAAACAAAAATTAAAAACCAATTTTCAAATACTAAATGAAAATCAATTTGCAAGCCAACACTAACAAAGAAAAATCCTAAAAGCAAATCTCTAAAAGGAACTAAATCTGCTTCAATTTTATGTTTATATTTTGTTTCAGCAATCAATGCTCCAGCTATAAAAGCACCAAGAGAATATGAAAAACCAAAAGAATGTGCCAAAAAACTTGCACCAATGACGGTAAAAAGTATAGTAGCTATAAAAATTTCATTTGCATTTGTTTTTATGATAAATTTTAAAACATAAGTAAAAAGATATTTTCCTATAAAATAAAGTAATACGAGTAAAATAACAGCACTTATCAAAGTTGTAAGCAAAAGTTTGGATATGTCAGTATTTTGCGAGCTAAAAATATCAATCATTAAAAGTAAAGGAATGACAGCTATATCTTGAAAAAGTAAAATTCCTAATGCTTTTCTACCATATTCTTCATTAATATCCCCGCTATCATTTAAGATTTTTAAAACTATAGCAGTAGAGGATAAAGCTAAAGCAAAGCCAGCTATCATAGCTATATGAGTGCTAACACCTAAAATATAAGTAACAAGTAAAGTGCACACTAAACCGCAAGTTAGCATTTGCAAACTACCATTTAAAAACACTTCTTTTTTCATAGCTAAAAGATGTTTAAAAGAAAATTCAAGTCCGATGGTAAACATCAAAAAAACTATACCAAATTCAGCCACATGAATAATGATTTCATTAGTGCTAAAACCATAAAATTCACGCACAAATAAGCCTGTGGCTATATAACCTATGATAGTAGGAATACCAAATTTTTTTAATATAACATTTAGAACAACTGCAACTGCAACAGCTGTTAAAAACAAGGTTAAAAATTCATTCACCTATAAACCTTTAAAAGACAATTATTTTATATTTTCTAGAAAAATTAAATCAAAATTACTTCTATGTTTTACTACTGCTCTTGATTTTGAAGGATTAGTTTTTTTGTCAAGTTCTAATCTTAATTCTTCTATTATATTTTCAAATTCATCCATTTTTGTTTTGAGTTTTAAAATCACATCAACTCCTGCTAAATTTACTCCCAAATCTCTTGTTAAACGCAAAATCATTTTAATTCTATCTATATCTTTTTGAGAATAAAGTCTCATCTTACCATCTGTTCTACTAGGCTCAACTAACCCTTCTTTTTCATATTGTCTTAGTGTTTGAGGATGAATACTTAAAACCTTTGCAACAACACTTATTAAATAAACTGGTTCATCATAACTATGTTCCATTTTTTTACTCCTTAGGTAATTTTTCTTCTAAAATTTTTACAAATTCAGGATCTAAAGTATTAAGATCTGGTAATTTTACATTTAAAATTAAATACATATCTCCATATAAATCGGTTTTTCTATTTTGAACACCATAACCTTTTAGTCTGATTTTTTGATTATTTTTAGAATTAGGTGGAATGGTAACTTTTACTTCCTTTCTTGGAGTATGGATAGAAATTTTATCACCAAAAAGAGCGGTTTTTAAACTGATTTCAACTTTTTTATACAAATCATCATCTTCTCTTTCATATTCTTGACTCTTTTGAAGCTCCACTTTTAAAATCAAATCCCCTTTTTGGCCTTGAAGATTTTTACCTTTACCGCGTATGCGTAGTTTTTCTCCATCTTTTATACCATGAGGAATTTTAATTTTTATTTGTTCATTATTTATCATT
The genomic region above belongs to Campylobacter peloridis LMG 23910 and contains:
- a CDS encoding HAD family hydrolase, coding for MINIIFDMDGTLIDSANAIVCAVNEIRADLNLEPLKREFILNTINTPGQNYAKIFYGVDTFSHTSFKEGYEKYFIKHYDQSVVLFDGVLDVLEFCKENGCYMAIATNAPQESLVPILKKQNILSYFDKILGVSYGIEAKPNPMMLNLITNEAKYNKSIFIGDSLKDRLCAKNANIDYIHISWHKEIKELDEANDKITLIEKIQTYIKG
- a CDS encoding glutathione-regulated potassium-efflux system protein KefB, whose protein sequence is MNEFLTLFLTAVAVAVVLNVILKKFGIPTIIGYIATGLFVREFYGFSTNEIIIHVAEFGIVFLMFTIGLEFSFKHLLAMKKEVFLNGSLQMLTCGLVCTLLVTYILGVSTHIAMIAGFALALSSTAIVLKILNDSGDINEEYGRKALGILLFQDIAVIPLLLMIDIFSSQNTDISKLLLTTLISAVILLVLLYFIGKYLFTYVLKFIIKTNANEIFIATILFTVIGASFLAHSFGFSYSLGAFIAGALIAETKYKHKIEADLVPFRDLLLGFFFVSVGLQIDFHLVFENWFLIFVFVSLVLLIKFIVIYGLLVLYTRKRVALKTALSISQIGEFALAVFSLMQVNSLLDEKTAQIFIIVSIITMVATPFILNNLRKIANAAEGEQDDMAKFYLCDQKMKDHFIIFGYARLGQEVVQKIKKTGIPYLVLESDLNLVELGRSRNENVFFANVAQVETLKIANIQECSVAIITINNEAKLDMLYQVLSNLDKPIQTVLKTSGSGSKIIFPHTDKHLHIVDAEASIARNLVQEALQCRINTSAAE
- a CDS encoding heat shock protein transcriptional repressor HspR yields the protein MEHSYDEPVYLISVVAKVLSIHPQTLRQYEKEGLVEPSRTDGKMRLYSQKDIDRIKMILRLTRDLGVNLAGVDVILKLKTKMDEFENIIEELRLELDKKTNPSKSRAVVKHRSNFDLIFLENIK